A stretch of Amblyraja radiata isolate CabotCenter1 chromosome 6, sAmbRad1.1.pri, whole genome shotgun sequence DNA encodes these proteins:
- the alg8 gene encoding probable dolichyl pyrophosphate Glc1Man9GlcNAc2 alpha-1,3-glucosyltransferase — MAVSRMWSWLLPLVIGVTLFKCLLIPAYYSTDFEVHRNWMAITYSLPMSKWYYEETSRWRLDYPPFFAWFEYYLSYYAQFFDKEMLVVKNLNYASDATVLFQRLSVISADMVFIFGVVACCQNIKRTKESKDILEKPDFILAVLLLCNFGILIIDHIHFQYNGFLFGMLFLSIVKMFKGRPVDSALIFTILMNFKHIFIYVAPAYGIYLLRSYCFAENKPDGSVQWRSFNFLRFNVLGFIVCAVFAVSFGPFIVMGQLTQVLARLFPFQRGLSHAYWAPNFWAQYNGADKVLSVIGVKLQLLAPANISNASMTGGLVQKHLHAVLPSVSPLATLVCTLLSITPALCNIWLKPRGPRGFLQCLILCALGSFMFGWHVHEKAILISILPLSLFAVENRNDAGIYFILATTGHLSLFPLIFTMPEMPIKMCLMLFFTVYSFSALNALFRNEGTLLNWSECIYLSGLIPLEVICEIIYPHTRWHERFPFLPLMFLSVYCSLGITYAWIKLYISVLREPTLVKKMKVI; from the exons ATGGCGGTGTCTAGGATGTGGAGTTGGTTGCTGCCGCTGGTCATCGGTGTGACTCTCTTCAAGTGTCTGCTTATCCCGGCTTA TTACTCAACAGATTTTGAAGTCCACAGAAACTGGATGGCCATTACTTACAGTTTACCTATGTCAAAGTGGTATTATGAA GAGACCTCAAGGTGGAGATTGGATTATCCACCTTTTTTTGCATGGTTTGAATACTACCTTTCTTACTATGCACAATTTTTCGATAAGGAAATGCTGGTTGTCAAGAACTTGAATTATGCCAGCGACGCAACTGTACTGTTTCAGCGGCTTTCAGTGATCTCCGCGGACATGGTGTTCATTTTTGGAGTAGTAGC GTGTTGTCAGAATataaaaagaacaaaagaatCAAAGGATATATTGGAGAAGCCAGACTTCATACTTGCAGTGCTGTTGCTTTGCAACTTTGGAATACTGATTATTGATC ATATTCATTTCCAATACAACGGCTTCTTATTTGGCATGTTGTTTCTTTCAATTGTAAAGATGTTTAAG GGAAGACCTGTGGATAGTGCTTTAATATTTACAATCCTGATGaactttaaacacatctttatttATGTGGCTCCTGCCTATGGTATTTACCTGCTACGTTCATACTGCTTCGCTGAGAATAAACCAG ATGGATCAGTCCAGTGGAGAAGTTTCAACTTTCTGCGGTTTAATGTCTTGGGATTTATAGTCTGTGCTGTTTTTGCTGTTTCATTTGGACCCTTCATAGTCATG GGTCAGCTGACTCAGGTGCTTGCACGACTTTTCCCCTTCCAGCGAGGCCTCTCTCATGCATATTGGGCCCCAAATTTCTGGGCTCAGTACAATGGAGCGGACAAAGTACTGTCTGTCATTG GTGTGAAGCTGCAGTTACTGGCTCCCGCCAACATTTCAAACGCATCAATGACAGGAGGCTTAGTACAGAAGCACCTACATGCCGTCTTGCCTTCAGTGTCACCATTGGCAACCTTGGTCTGTACATTGCTGTCAATCACG CCTGCTCTTTGTAATATTTGGCTGAAACCTCGAGGACCTAGAGGATTCCTTCAGTGCCTGATTCTTTGCGCATTGGGTTCATTCATGTTTGGCTGGCATGTTCATGAAAAAGCCATTCTCATCTCTATACTGCCTTTGAG CTTGTTTGCCGTGGAAAATAGAAACGATGCTGGAATATATTTCATTTTAGCAACAACAGGGCATCTTTCCCTCTTCCCACTTATCTTCACAATGCCAG aAATGCCAATTAAAATGTGCCTCATGCTGTTCTTCACTGTATATAGTTTCTCTGCTCTGAATGCTTTATTCAG GAACGAAGGAACACTTCTAAACTGGTCTGAATGCATTTACCTCAGTGGTCTTATCCCCCTGGAAGTTATTTGCGAGATCATCTACCCTCATACGCGCTGGCATGAGAGGTTCCCCTTTCTCCCATTGATGTTTCTctccgtgtattgttcactgGGAATTACCTACGCTTGGATCAAACTGTATATTTCAGTCCTCAGGGAGCCGACATTGGTTAAGAAGATGAAAGTAATATAG